The Choloepus didactylus isolate mChoDid1 chromosome 13, mChoDid1.pri, whole genome shotgun sequence genome contains a region encoding:
- the LOC119508259 gene encoding nucleolysin TIAR-like codes for MATGKSKGYGFVSFYNKLDAENAIVHVGGQWLGGRQIRTSWATHKPPAPKSTQENNTKQLRFEDVVNQSSPKNCTVYCGGIASGLTDQLMRQTFSPFGQIVEIRFFPEKGYSFVRFSTREKAAHAIVSVNGTAIERHVVKCYRGKESPDMTKNLQQVDYSQWGQWSQVYGNPQQYGQYMANGWQVPPYGVYRQPWNQQGFGVDQSPSAAWMGGFGAQPPQGQAPPPVIPPPNQAGCGMASYQTQ; via the coding sequence ATGGCAACTGGAAAATCCAAAGGCTATGGTTTTGTATCTTTTTATAACAAACTGGATGCAGAAAATGCAATTGTGCATGTGGGAGGTCAGTGGTTGGGTGGTCGTCAGATCCGAACCAGTTGGGCCACACATAAACCACCTGCACCTAAAAGTACACAAGAAAACAACACTAAGCAGTTGAGATTTGAAGATGTAGTAAACCAGTCAAGTCCAAAAAATTGTACTGTATACTGTGGAGGAATTGCTTCTGGGTTAACAGATCAGCTTATGAGACAGACGTTTTCACCATTTGGACAAATTGTGGAAATAAGATTTTTTCCAGAGAAGGGCTATTCATTTGTCAGGTTTTCAACCCGTGAAAAGGCAGCGCATGCCATTGTTTCAGTGAATGGCACTGCGATTGAAAGACATGTTGTTAAATGCTATCGGGGTAAAGAATCTCCTGATATGACTAAAAACTTGCAACAGGTTGACTATAGTCAGTGGGGCCAATGGAGCCAAGTTTATGGAAACCCACAGCAATATGGACAGTATATGGCAAATGGGTGGCAAGTACCGCCTTATGGGGTGTACAGGCAACCATGGAATCAACAAGGATTTGGAGTAGATCAGTCACCTTCTGCTGCTTGGATGGGTGGATTTGGTGCTCAGCCTCCCCAAGGACAGGCCCCTCCCCCTGTAATACCTCCTCCTAACCAAGCTGGATGTGGTATGGCAAGTTACCAAACACAGTGA